The following proteins are co-located in the Gloeocapsa sp. PCC 7428 genome:
- a CDS encoding IS200/IS605 family element transposase accessory protein TnpB, with the protein MTQKTSYKKIIRTDKWKLSPTREQKELMLLTVKEYRRLCRFLVTVVSTHWVELGGLKSDQVVPAVEKLVHATSKNTKPKYPQFNKSFHKFPSYLRRAAIMFAVGQVSSYMTRYYEWQSGIRKRRDAKPPVLNPDTGCYPSLYKGQCYKLHEFKIVEIKVFTGSDWIWISVPIISLRERHQVETNQIKSPSLIVSSKQGHLSVPFECNPEKITKSGVVLAVDLGINTTATVSVVSQEGTVIYREFIHPGRDIDRRDKRLKSISMKAKKTKKLSCGFCKHTYRKCRNINQQIGHIVSKRIVNIAKSFKTEAIVFENLKNWKPKGGKKRSNLKQRFHGWLKSLIFTLTQNKWIELGGKIISVIAAYTSKLAFDGSGFLKRDSKNYTLATFNTGKHYNCDLNGSYNIAARGWQKLTERKYREERGSKSSTRSPRSWACLCDLWFSTQIA; encoded by the coding sequence ATGACACAAAAAACTAGTTACAAGAAAATTATCAGAACAGACAAATGGAAGCTTTCGCCAACAAGAGAGCAGAAAGAATTAATGCTTTTAACGGTAAAAGAATATCGCCGTCTGTGTAGATTTCTAGTAACAGTCGTGTCTACTCACTGGGTGGAGTTAGGAGGTCTAAAGTCTGACCAAGTTGTACCTGCTGTAGAAAAATTAGTACACGCAACTAGTAAAAACACTAAACCTAAATACCCACAATTCAATAAGTCATTTCATAAATTTCCTAGTTACTTAAGACGTGCTGCAATTATGTTTGCAGTTGGTCAAGTTAGTAGTTACATGACACGATATTATGAATGGCAAAGTGGTATTAGAAAACGTAGAGATGCAAAACCACCAGTTCTTAATCCTGATACTGGCTGCTATCCTTCTCTATACAAAGGTCAGTGTTATAAATTGCATGAGTTTAAAATTGTTGAGATCAAAGTCTTTACAGGTTCAGATTGGATTTGGATTTCTGTACCTATTATCTCTCTAAGAGAACGACATCAAGTAGAGACTAATCAAATAAAATCTCCTTCATTAATTGTTAGTAGTAAACAAGGTCACTTATCAGTTCCATTTGAGTGCAATCCTGAAAAGATAACAAAATCAGGAGTAGTTTTGGCTGTTGATTTAGGAATAAATACAACAGCTACTGTTTCAGTTGTAAGTCAAGAAGGTACTGTAATCTATCGTGAATTTATTCACCCTGGAAGAGACATAGACCGACGAGATAAGCGACTGAAATCTATATCTATGAAAGCGAAGAAAACGAAAAAATTATCTTGTGGTTTCTGCAAACATACATATCGTAAATGTAGAAATATTAATCAACAAATAGGTCATATCGTTTCTAAGCGAATAGTAAATATAGCTAAAAGTTTTAAGACTGAAGCTATAGTTTTTGAGAACCTTAAAAACTGGAAACCAAAAGGTGGAAAAAAACGTTCTAACTTAAAACAACGTTTTCACGGTTGGTTAAAATCTTTAATTTTTACGTTAACTCAAAATAAATGGATTGAGTTAGGTGGAAAAATAATATCCGTAATAGCTGCTTACACCTCTAAGTTAGCTTTTGATGGTTCGGGATTTCTAAAAAGAGATAGCAAAAACTATACTTTAGCTACATTTAATACAGGCAAACACTATAATTGTGACCTTAATGGCAGCTATAACATAGCAGCTAGAGGTTGGCAAAAACTCACCGAACGAAAGTATCGTGAGGAACGAGGTAGCAAAAGTTCTACTCGTTCGCCTAGAAGCTGGGCTTGTCTTTGTGATTTGTGGTTTTCGACACAAATAGCATAG
- the tnpA gene encoding IS200/IS605 family transposase: MARSLRSFAHSRCDIQIHIVFVTKFRHPVLNEQIEYEIIEMCKNICEKNRCYLKEAKADLVLKDHIHLLIDFAPDVSVSTIVNTMKTVTSREIRKRHAQYLKPFYWKPFFWKRGYCAVSGGGASIEVIKQYIQSQGNED; this comes from the coding sequence ATGGCAAGGAGTTTAAGGTCTTTTGCTCACAGTCGTTGCGACATTCAGATTCATATAGTGTTTGTTACTAAATTCAGACATCCTGTATTAAACGAGCAGATAGAGTATGAAATAATTGAAATGTGCAAAAATATATGTGAAAAGAATAGATGTTACTTAAAAGAAGCGAAAGCTGATTTGGTTTTAAAAGACCATATACATTTATTAATAGATTTTGCACCTGACGTTTCTGTTTCGACTATTGTTAATACAATGAAGACTGTAACAAGTAGAGAAATTAGAAAACGACACGCACAATATCTAAAACCTTTTTATTGGAAACCTTTCTTTTGGAAGCGTGGATATTGTGCAGTATCAGGTGGTGGAGCAAGCATAGAGGTTATTAAGCAATATATCCAGTCACAAGGAAATGAAGATTAA
- a CDS encoding HupE/UreJ family protein produces the protein MSSKHFAPFRRLNPFIVSASLGIIFLSTVQQALAHHATGGETPTNFVEGFLSGLAHPVIGLDHLAFVIAIGFIATGQVNGAVIPAGFVLAALVGTGIHLLNFDLPAAEIAIALSVVIFGAMLAIPRKPDWIVLLILGAIAGLFHGYAYAEAIIGAGMMPLVAYLLGFTIIQYGVAMLARAIGNLITHKTPNRQIMRLCGLAIASIGIVFMTNLLFG, from the coding sequence ATGTCCAGTAAGCATTTTGCGCCATTTCGGCGACTGAATCCTTTTATTGTAAGTGCTAGTCTAGGGATCATCTTTTTAAGCACAGTACAACAAGCCTTAGCACATCACGCCACAGGAGGCGAAACGCCAACAAATTTTGTTGAGGGATTTCTCTCAGGCTTAGCGCATCCAGTGATTGGTTTAGATCATTTGGCGTTTGTTATTGCAATTGGTTTCATCGCCACAGGACAGGTAAATGGCGCTGTCATTCCAGCAGGATTTGTTTTAGCCGCACTCGTAGGAACAGGAATTCATTTACTCAACTTCGATTTACCAGCAGCAGAAATTGCGATCGCCTTATCCGTGGTCATCTTTGGCGCAATGCTAGCGATTCCACGTAAACCTGATTGGATTGTGTTACTCATTTTAGGTGCGATCGCTGGTTTATTTCACGGCTACGCTTACGCAGAAGCAATTATTGGTGCCGGAATGATGCCTTTAGTTGCTTACTTACTAGGATTCACCATTATTCAGTATGGTGTAGCAATGTTAGCGCGTGCGATAGGTAATTTGATCACTCACAAAACACCAAATCGACAAATCATGCGACTTTGTGGTTTAGCGATCGCTTCAATTGGTATTGTTTTTATGACTAATTTGTTGTTTGGGTAA
- a CDS encoding ABC transporter ATP-binding protein: protein MANSRLAKLASYLRPHWRTCTVGILALLIVNALGVYIPLLIRNIIDTLQVTFSFGQVIQYVVLIFVLSSVMWVIRMVSRVALFGVGRQVEFDLKQKIFEHLLRLEPSYFAANTAGDLINRATSDVDNIRRLLGFAVLSIANTIFAYALTLPVMLAISVQLTLAAIAVYPVMMFLVQLFSDRLRKEQQQVQEELSTVSELIQEDMSGIALIKIYAQEQNERRAFRHKNQQLLDANLKLAKTRNTLFPLVSGLAYVSLLILLWLGSGQLIAGTLSIGDFIALILYVERLVFPTALLGFTITAYQRGEVSIDRIESILTVSPNIQDTNAAIAIPQPVRGELIARNLSFTYPGSKIPALKEISFQIMPGETVAVVGPIGAGKSTLANAIPRLLDIEPGQLFLDGNDITQIKLHDLRSAIAYVPQDSFLFSTTIKNNIRYGDPLSEQTEVEYSAKQAQIHPEILNFPHQYKTIVGERGITLSGGQRQRTALARALLVDAPVLILDDALSSVDNQTATEILNNLSRGTQRKTVVFISHQMSAAATADRIFVMDQGQIVQAGTHVELVQQPGLYRTLWNQHQMKELLQ, encoded by the coding sequence ATGGCAAATTCAAGGCTGGCTAAACTTGCTTCGTACTTACGTCCTCACTGGCGAACGTGTACAGTAGGAATCTTGGCTTTATTGATTGTTAATGCTTTAGGTGTTTATATCCCTTTACTGATTCGTAACATTATTGACACGCTGCAAGTTACGTTTAGCTTTGGGCAAGTTATTCAGTATGTCGTACTCATCTTTGTGCTGAGTTCCGTTATGTGGGTCATCCGCATGGTGTCACGAGTAGCGCTATTTGGTGTGGGACGCCAAGTTGAGTTTGACCTCAAACAAAAAATTTTTGAACATTTATTAAGGCTTGAGCCATCCTATTTTGCCGCGAATACCGCAGGTGATTTAATTAACCGTGCAACGAGCGATGTTGATAATATTCGACGGTTATTAGGATTTGCCGTTTTGAGCATCGCGAATACGATATTTGCTTATGCTTTAACACTTCCCGTCATGCTGGCAATTAGCGTGCAACTCACGCTAGCCGCGATCGCCGTTTACCCAGTCATGATGTTTTTGGTGCAGCTATTCAGCGATCGCCTCCGTAAAGAACAGCAACAGGTGCAAGAAGAACTCTCTACAGTGAGCGAACTGATCCAAGAAGACATGAGCGGTATTGCCCTGATCAAAATTTATGCACAGGAGCAAAACGAACGCCGTGCGTTTCGCCACAAAAATCAGCAGTTACTCGATGCGAATCTAAAGTTAGCAAAAACACGCAACACTTTGTTTCCGCTTGTCAGTGGACTTGCCTACGTCAGCTTACTTATTCTCTTATGGTTGGGTTCAGGACAGCTAATTGCTGGTACTCTTTCTATAGGTGATTTTATTGCTCTCATACTCTACGTCGAGCGACTTGTTTTTCCCACCGCACTATTAGGATTTACCATTACAGCTTATCAACGTGGCGAAGTCAGTATTGATCGCATTGAATCAATTTTGACTGTATCACCAAACATTCAAGACACTAATGCGGCGATCGCGATACCTCAACCTGTCCGAGGTGAACTCATTGCCAGAAACTTAAGCTTTACCTATCCTGGTTCTAAAATACCAGCGTTAAAAGAAATTAGCTTCCAGATTATGCCAGGAGAGACTGTCGCCGTTGTTGGTCCCATCGGTGCAGGAAAGTCAACGCTTGCAAATGCTATCCCCCGCCTCCTCGACATTGAACCAGGACAACTCTTTTTAGACGGTAACGATATTACTCAAATCAAACTACACGACTTACGTAGTGCGATCGCCTACGTTCCCCAAGATAGTTTTCTCTTCAGTACCACAATCAAAAACAACATTCGCTACGGCGATCCTTTAAGCGAACAAACTGAAGTTGAGTATAGTGCAAAACAAGCGCAAATTCATCCAGAAATTCTCAATTTTCCGCATCAATACAAAACCATAGTTGGCGAACGCGGTATTACACTTTCTGGCGGACAAAGACAACGAACTGCTTTAGCACGGGCTTTGTTAGTCGATGCACCCGTATTAATTCTCGACGACGCTTTATCCAGCGTAGACAATCAAACCGCAACCGAAATTCTCAACAACCTCTCACGCGGAACACAACGAAAAACCGTTGTCTTCATCTCGCACCAAATGTCCGCCGCCGCAACTGCTGATCGTATTTTTGTCATGGATCAAGGTCAAATTGTGCAAGCAGGAACTCACGTGGAACTTGTGCAACAGCCAGGACTATACCGTACATTGTGGAACCAGCATCAAATGAAAGAATTATTGCAATAA